AGATTTACAGGGAAGAGGTATGCCTTTTCCATTAAAATTGAGGAAAAAAACCGTCCATTTTATCCTCAAACCTAAAATCCATTGTCTCAAAACTATGAACACTCTTCAATCAAAGGGAAGAAATTCCCGAACTAGACCAAAAATGAACACAAACAAGCAGATTCAAATCTCCAAACTAAAATCCTGCGGATTTTAGGTGCTAAGTTAATTTATTTATTTGTTAATATATCCTTAGTTGTCCTATTTCCCAAGGGGACCCTTGGGAAATAAGACAACTAACTTTTGCTTTATGCTGCTTTTTGGGTTGCCCCAAAATACCTTTCCCCGGGCTTCTCCCTGGTGGTATGATGGACCTTTTGGTTGTAATATTCAATATACTTTTTGACACCTTTGAGCAGGTCATAACCGTCCTCGCTTGGGTTCAGATAGATGTAATCATACTTGATCGACTTCCAGAACCTTTCAATATATACATTGTCCAAAGCCCTTCCCTTTCCGTCCATTGATACTTTGATATCCAGCCCTTCAAGGTAATTGATCCATAAGGCTGATGTGTACTGGCTTCCCTGATCGGAATTGACTATCTCTGGCTTACCATATTCTCTGATGGCCTCTTCGATTACCTGCTTACACCATTTGGCGTCCTGACTGTTGGATATACCCCATGACAGTATCCTTCTGCTGTAAACATCCATGACTGCGGTCAGGAACATAAACCCCTTCTGCATCGGAATGTAGGTGATATCGGTTACCCACACTTGGTTGGGTCTTTCAATCTTTAAGTTCCTGAGAAGATAAGGCCTGATATATTCACGCAAACCGGATTTGGTAAGGTTCTTCCTCCTGTAAAGGGTTTCCCTGCCCATCAGCCTGAAAAGCCTCCTGATGCGCTTTGGGCCGACAACGAAGCCCAGTCCTGTCAACAGATAGACCATCGACACAACGCCTTCAGTAGGGTGATCGGTAAGATGCCTGTCCATGATTCCCATAAGTTTCAGATTGACCTCGTTTTCCCCTTTTGGTTTGTAATATAGACTGCTTCGGGGAACCTCCAATACTTCACACTGTCTCCTTATAGACAGCCCCTTATAATCAGAACAAATCAATGTCGCCCGATCTTTCATATCCCCAGTTTCTTGCAGCTTTTTTTTAAAAAGTCATTCTCTACTTTTAGCTCTCCGATCTGGGCATAGAGCTGCTCAAGGGCAGGGCCTTCTTCCTTTTTCTTTGAATGCTCCTTTTCAAATACAGCTGACATATTATCCAAAAACTCACCCTTCCACTTGGATATAATCACAGGGCTAACATCGAACTTCTTGGACAATTCAGCCAATGTAAACTGATTCTTGATTGCTTCAAGGGCTACTTTTGCCTTGAACTCAGGAGAAAACTTTCGTCTTGTTTGCTTGTTCATAAGGTTAAATTTAAACAGTTTTTTTTAACTTAACCTCTGGTCTCAATTTTGGGGAGTATTATATTACGACAGACATTGCCAAGACCATAATCCTTAACGATTCATTGCAAGGTGCGATAAGCACCTTGCATAAACTTAATTACAATGAATAAACTCTATATCGTATTCTTGCTTCTTTTTTTTAGTTTAAAACATGAAGAAGATTTGCATGGTCATTGGAGAATGACAAGAAATCAAACATTTGAAAACATACTAACTTCCAAGAATTTTCAAATGAACGACCAAGAACAACAAATAAAACTAGCTGAAACGTTTAGTAAAATAATTGACGGGTACTTTTATGAGTTTAAAAAAGATACCGTAATATTCACTGATTTTAAAGATTCCGAAATTATTCAATTAAAAGGAAAATGGTGGGTTGATAAAGACACACTGTACATTGGGAGATTTGACAAAATAAGTGTTCAAAAATACCTGATTTCCAAGTTGGAGGAAGATGTGTTGCAACTAAGAATCATTATGCCGTCAGATGGTTATGTTTCCAAAAATATCATTGAATTCAAAAGAAATAACAACAATAATAGACGGTAAAGACCTTTTTCTTGATCATGCGTTTAGTAATTGGTAAATCTTTTCTTCGATAGTTAAAAAAATGGTTTATGAAGTTGTTTTTTATTGACACTATCCCGATAAGTGTGTAAACTTCAAATTATGGTTTTATTGTCAGGTATCAAGAAGCCTGACCCTATCACCAAATATAAGCAGGAAACTGTTAAGAATAGCTCCCCAGTCTCTGATAGGCATAGTCCATTTTTTCGATGCTTCTCTTGCAGCCAGGAAAACAGACTTCATTACGGCATCATCTGTCGGGAAAGAGAGCTTGTTTTTGGTGTATTTTCTGATCTTTCCATTGAGATTTTCAATCAGGTTGGTGGTATAGATGATTTTACGGATTTCAGCCGGGTAATCGAAGAAAACGGTGAGTTCATCCCAGTTGTCCCTCCAGCTTTTGATGGCATAAGCGTATTTGGATTCCCATTTTTTGGCAAAATCGTTCAGGGCAGCCCAAGCAGCATCTTTTGTAGGGGCGGTATAAATTTCCTTCATATCCCTTGTAAACGCCCTGCGGTCTTTCCATGCGACATATCTACATGCGTTTCTGATCTGGTGGACGACACATATCTGAGTGACTGATTGGGGGAATGAAGCTTTTATCGTATCAGTAAACCCGTTCAGGTTGTCAGTTGCCGTTATGAGAATATCTTCAACCCCTCTGGCTTTCAGGTCGGTGAGTACCCCCATCCAGAAAGCCGAAGATTCATTCTTGCCAAGCCAAAGGCCTAGGATCTCTTTAAGGCCGTTAGTTCTGAGGCCAACGGCAATATAAACGGTCTTGTTGACCACTTTGGAGTTCTCCCTGACTTTGAAGGATATACCATCCATCCAAACGATCAGGTATACAGGGTCAAGCGGCCTATAATACTCCCCAAAATTGAGACCAGAGGTTAAGTTAAAAAAAACTGTTTAAATTTAACCTTATGAACAAGCAAACAAGACGAAAGTTTTCTCCTGAGTTCAAGGCAAAAGTAGCCCTTGAAGCAATCAAGAATCAGTTTACATTGGCTGAATTGTCCAAGAAGTTCGATGTTAGCCCTGTGATTATATCCAAGTGGAAGGGTGAGTTTTTGGATAATATGTCAGCTGTATTTGAAAAGGAGCATTCAAAGAAAAAGGAAGAAGGCCCTGCCCTTGAGCAGCTCTATGCCCAGATCGGAGAGCTAAAAGTAGAGAATGACTTTTTAAAAAAAAGCTGCAAGAAACTGGGGATATGAAAGATCGGGCGACATTGATTTGTTCTGATTATAAGGGGCTGTCTATAAGGAGACAGTGTGAAGTATTGGAGGTTCCCCGAAGCAGTCTATATTACAAACCAAAAGGGGAAAACGAGGTCAATCTGAAACTTATGGGAATCATGGACAGGCATCTTACCGATCACCCTACTGAAGGCGTTGTGTCGATGGTCTATCTGTTGACAGGACTGGGCTTCGTTGTCGGCCCAAAGCGCATCAGGAGGCTTTTCAGGCTGATGGGCAGGGAAACCCTTTACAGGAGGAAGAACCTTACCAAATCCGGTTTGCGTGAATATATCAGGCCTTATCTTCTCAGGAACTTAAAGATTGAAAGACCCAACCAAGTGTGGGTAACCGATATCACCTACATTCCGATGCAGAAGGGGTTTATGTTCCTGACCGCAGTCATGGATGTTTACAGCAGAAGGATACTGTCATGGGGTATATCCAACAGTCAGGACGCCAAATGGTGTAAGCAGGTAATCGAAGAGGCCATCAGAGAATATGGTAAGCCAGAGATAGTCAATTCCGATCAGGGAAGCCAGTACACATCAGCCTTATGGATCAATTACCTTGAAGGGCTGGATATCAAAGTATCAATGGACGGAAAGGGAAGGGCTTTGGACAATGTATATATTGAAAGGTTCTGGAAGTCGATCAAGTATGATTACATCTATCTGAACCCAAGCGAGGACGGTTATGACCTGCTCAAAGGTGTCAAAAAGTATATTGAATATTACAACCAAAAGGTCCATCATACCACCAGGGAGAAGCCCGGGGAAAGGTATTTTGGGGCAACCCAAAAAGCAGCATAAAGCAAAAGTTAGTTGTCTTATTTCCCAAGGGTCCCCTTGGGAAATAGGACAACTAAGGATATATTAACAAATAAATAAATTAACTTAGCAACTGATACTTTTGGTCCAACAAATGGGGAGTATTATAGCCTGTTTCTCCATGCAACAATATCCTCCGCTACGGCACCGGTAACCCTTGAGATGGTGGAGGAGGAAACATTGATGTCATAAAGCTCCCGGATCTGTTCTTCGATGTCCTGGTTTGACATTCCCTTGGCATACATGGAAATGATCACGTTTTCAACGCCCTCCGCCATGCTTCTGCGTTTGGGCACAAGGGCAGGCTCAAAGCTGCCGTCCCTGTCTCTTGGGACTCTGATTTCAGCTTCCCCAAATGTGTTTTTTATTGTTTTGGTGGAATAGCCGTTCCTTGAATTGGGATTATCGGAATTCTGATGCTTTTCATAGCCAAGATGGGCATCCAGCTCGCCTTCAAGCATTTTCTCAACGGCTCTTTTCTGAAGCTGTTGAAGGAAGGAATTAAGCTCCCCGGCAGTCCTGAACTGCTTGAGGAAGTCATCATTTAGGAGATCTTCTTTTTTCATTTTTGTAATCTGTGTGTTATAAAGGTAAGAAATTGTCCACACACAGACCGGGGGGCGCCTACCGCGGGTTCCTCAAATTCCCTGTGCGATTTCTTCTAAATCACACAGAGAATTTCGAGGTTTAACTTTAACTTCGTAAGTAGTGAAACCAACTTACACAGTTTGTGTCATAGTCCCTTTTTATTCTTATCACATTGGGTTTATCGCTCTCCTTTTATATCAATCAATATTTATTAACAGATCATGTTTTTTATACTCACTTTTCAGAGCAATATTCTTATACCAGAATAGGACAGATGCTTGAATTTAGAGGGAAATGGCTATGGGTAACTTATCTCCTTACCCCTGTGATCACTTTTTTTAAGATCTTAATTCCGGCCAGTTTAGTATATCTGGGGTTTTACCTATCTAATTTGAAGTATCCCTTTTCTGATGTTTTAAAGGCCTGTGTTATTGCAGAGTTTGTATGTTTACTTCCTGTTTTCACCAAGATCTTATGGTTTGAATTTGTAGAGCCAAGCTTCACTTTGGAGGAGTTTAATTCTTTCTATCCTTTATCTCTTTTCAGTCTTTTTGGTTCAAGTTTGTTAGAAAAATGGTTTCATTACCCATTCAAGGCACTAAATGTTTTTGAAATAGGGTATTGGTTTGCCTTGGCAGGAAGTCTGGCTTTTGGGCTAGGTCAAGAATTCAATCAAATGCTTCGTATAGTGGTCTTCTACTATGGATCTTACTTTGTTTGCTGGATACTTTTTGTGGTATTCATTTCTTTGAGTATTTTTTGATGGCAAGGAAAGCATACATACTGACCATTTTGAGTGCTGTTCTTTTACTCAGTATTCTCATCTATAATGGAATTAGGAGGAAGACCTCAATTCTAGAAGCGATCTCAACTATCCCTGAGTTCTATTTTTATGATTCTATAGGAAATATTGTTCCTAAGAAGGAGTTGACACGTTTTAATCCTCCTATTGTTATTTTTTATTTCAATTCAGGCTGTAGTTTATGTAAAGAGGAATTTTACTTTATTGAAAAGCATCTTCAGGAATTTAAAGACGCTCAATTGATTTTTATATCCACAGAAGATTTTGAAGATATTAAACCTTTTGCAGCTGAATTTAACCTTTGGGGTAAGCAGAGGATACATTTTCTTCAGGATAGGGAATTGTTATTTGGTTCATATTTTAATTTGGAGACAGTTCCTTCTACACTTGTTTACGATCATGATGGTGCATTACTAGGCGCCTTTAAAGGAATGATAGCGATCAAAAAAATTATCCAATTAGTACATGATGGATCTCGAAAAGAAAGTTAGGCGATCCCATATCCAACAGTTGGGTAACACAGATTGTGGAGCAACTTGTTTGGCAACCATTGTCAAGTTTTTTGGTGGTGAAGTTTCTTTGGAACATTTGCGGAGGGTGTG
This Cecembia calidifontis DNA region includes the following protein-coding sequences:
- a CDS encoding IS3 family transposase gives rise to the protein MKDRATLICSDYKGLSIRRQCEVLEVPRSSLYYKPKGENEVNLKLMGIMDRHLTDHPTEGVVSMVYLLTGLGFVVGPKRIRRLFRLMGRETLYRRKNLTKSGLREYIRPYLLRNLKIERPNQVWVTDITYIPMQKGFMFLTAVMDVYSRRILSWGISNSQDAKWCKQVIEEAIREYGKPEIVNSDQGSQYTSALWINYLEGLDIKVSMDGKGRALDNVYIERFWKSIKYDYIYLNPSEDGYDLLKGVKKYIEYYNQKVHHTTREKPGERYFGATQKAA
- a CDS encoding transposase; the encoded protein is MNKQTRRKFSPEFKAKVALEAIKNQFTLAELSKKFDVSPVIISKWKGEFLDNMSAVFEKEHSKKKEEGPALEQLYAQIGELKVENDFLKKSCKKLGI
- a CDS encoding TlpA family protein disulfide reductase, whose amino-acid sequence is MARKAYILTILSAVLLLSILIYNGIRRKTSILEAISTIPEFYFYDSIGNIVPKKELTRFNPPIVIFYFNSGCSLCKEEFYFIEKHLQEFKDAQLIFISTEDFEDIKPFAAEFNLWGKQRIHFLQDRELLFGSYFNLETVPSTLVYDHDGALLGAFKGMIAIKKIIQLVHDGSRKES